A region from the Silene latifolia isolate original U9 population chromosome 7, ASM4854445v1, whole genome shotgun sequence genome encodes:
- the LOC141591738 gene encoding GDSL esterase/lipase 2-like, translated as MATKSSLSSLITILLLTTISATVTATATATVNSGKQAPLFVFGDSLYDGGMTFYNGIPGAGAEYWPYGETHFQKPVGRFTDGRVIPDFLAHYAGLPFPEPYLKPGVEDYRFGINFASAGACVLVELRPETINLKMQIDYFMKIIPKLKEQVGEEETSRLLSKAVYLFNIAGNDYVTLFQNNLKKTISSSMKKDFMDQILGNITIHLKRIYDVGGRKFAFQNIGPLGCMPSMKYMLGYRGTCKKEPQDLARMHNHAFVAHANSLQTQFPGFKYSIYDFHSSLKLRVLSGPKYGFKETQTGCCGSGRYHGDFTCQKKDKSFSVCSNPNDYLWFDAAHTTDKANQQFSKEFWAGSSDVVTPVNLQTLFAM; from the exons ATGGCAACTAAATCTTCACTTTCCTCACTAATCACCATTCTACTACTCACAACAATCTCCGCCACCGtcaccgccaccgccaccgccaccgtAAATTCCGGTAAGCAGGCCCCACTATTCGTTTTCGGCGACTCACTCTATGACGGCGGTATGACCTTCTACAACGGCATTCCGGGTGCCGGCGCTGAGTACTGGCCGTACGGCGAAACCCACTTTCAAAAACCCGTTGGCCGGTTCACTGACGGTCGGGTCATACCCGACTTCTTAG CTCATTATGCGGGTTTACCGTTTCCGGAACCGTATTTGAAGCCCGGAGTTGAGGATTACAGATTTGGGATTAATTTTGCTTCTGCTGGTGCTTGTGTTCTTGTTGAACTTCGTCCTGAAACT ATCAATTTGAAGATGCAGATAGACTACTTCATGAAAATAATCCCTAAATTAAAGGAGCAAGTTGGTGAAGAAGAGACTAGTAGGCTGCTGTCAAAAGCAGTGTATTTATTCAACATTGCTGGAAATGACTATGTTACCCTTTTCCAGAATAATCTCAAGAAGACAATCTCTTCTTCTATGAAGAAAGATTTCATGGACCAAATTCTTGGCAATATTACCATTCATCTTAAG AGAATATACGACGTAGGAGGAAGGAAATTTGCGTTCCAGAACATCGGACCACTGGGATGCATGCCATCAATGAAGTACATGTTGGGATATAGGGGCACCTGCAAAAAAGAGCCTCAAGATTTAGCGAGGATGCACAATCATGCCTTTGTTGCTCATGCCAACAGCTTGCAGACCCAATTCCCTGGATTCAAGTACTCCATTTACGACTTCCACTCTTCTTTAAAACTCCGCGTCTTATCTGGACCCAAATATG GTTTCAAGGAGACTCAAACAGGATGTTGCGGAAGTGGAAGGTACCATGGAGACTTCACTTGCCAAAAGAAAGACAAAAGCTTCTCGGTTTGTAGTAATCCCAACGATTATTTGTGGTTCGATGCAGCCCATACTACTGATAAGGCTAACCAGCAATTTTCTAAGGAATTCTGGGCTGGTTCCTCAGACGTCGTTACCCCTGTTAATTTACAGACTTTATTTGCTATGTGA